Genomic DNA from Chloroflexota bacterium:
GGTCTTCCCACTCCGACTTTTGCCAGTTGTAGAGAGAGACCTCGCCCAGCACCGGCGGCGCGCCCGGGAAGCCCCGCAGCCGACCGTCGATGTTGACGTAGAGGCCGTCAAGCAGCATCTTCGCCGAGCCGCTCGGCAGGCTGAACTGGAAGGCGATGGACTCGCCGCTCGCCAGGTCGTAGCTGCCGGACTGCTGGCGGTTCAGCGTGGCGGTGCCAAGCTGGCGGCGCTGGATCACCTGCGGCGGCAGCTCCCCCTCGAAGCCCTTCGGCAGCGTCAGCGGCAATGACGAGACGAGCAGCGTCGTCTCCAGCGTCGCCGGGCGGGCGTCCACGATCTCCAGCGGCGCGGCCGGGGTGTCGATCCACCCGAGCAGCGTCGGCCCGACAAGGTCGAACCGCTGGGCGTTGAAGCCGGTGCCAAACGCCGACTCCAGGATATCCCGGCGGGCGCCCTCGGCCACCCGGCGGCCAGACGCGCTCGACGCCGGGTACAGCTGGTTGGCGAACGAGTTCGGCGGCCCGAAGCCGGCCAGGGCGTTCCCGGTCAGGGTCATCGAGACCTCGCGGGTCTCGCCCTTCCGCAGGTCGCCAAGCCGCAGCACCTGATAATCCACGATCAGCGCCGCGTCGTAGAGCGTCGAGTCGAGTCGGTTGGTGATCGCCCCGACGATCTGCCGGCCATCGACCCGCAGATCCGTCTCCAGTTGGCCCGGCAGATTGACCTGGCTGTCCACCTGGAGCGTCCCGAGCGCGCCAGCCTGGAGCGGGAACTCGTCAATCGCCGGCGACATCCCCTCCACGATCTTCAGCGTCCACGGCTGGGCGTCCGGCGCGGGATCGCGCGGGAAGGGGAAGTAGAGGCTGTTCATCAGCGACGCCTCGCCGCTGCGGATCGCGAGGGTCGTCTGCTTGCGCGACAGCACGCTGACGTAGGTCCGGCCGTAGGCGGGCGCGTCCGGATACCCCCGCACGATGCTGACCTTGTTCACGATCACGTCGCTGTCGCGGTAGGCGCTCGCCAGGGTGAACGTCCCCACGGCAGCCAGCCCGGTCAGCAGGGGGATCGTGACCACGGACCAGCCCGGCCGACCGAACCGTGCCAGGAAGATGTAGTTGAGCGGGCCGACGATCAGCGCGAACAGCGCCAGCGCCAGCATCATCAGGCCAGGGGTCGGGCCGTTCAGCATCGAGACGTCGACCATCGCGTTGCGCGGGTAGCGGCCCCACCCGGAAAACGGACTGGTGCCCGTCGTGCCGACGCCCACCGTGGCCGAGCCGTGCGCCAGGACGTACCGCCAGAGGCGCGGCGTGCCGGCCCAGCTGCGGAGCGGCTCGGCGGTCGGGTCCATCGCCATGTACAGGACCGTGCCGTTCCCTCGGCGCGACGCCGAGATCAGGGGCACGCCGTCCTGCTCGACCACCGTGTTGCCATCCGCCAGCGTCGCCTGCGAGACCAGCCACGGCCCCTGATCCTTGATCGGCTCGCCGCCGATGTCGGTCAGGCTGTCCAGGCTGTCCAGGCTGACGAGGCCCGTGGCCTTGACGGGCAGCAGATCGGCCGGCAACGCGCTGAGCGTTCGCTGCCAGGACGAGCCGCCGATCACCACCATCAGGCCGCCGCTGTAGACCCAGGAGGTCAGGGCCGCCTTCTGGCTGTCCAGCATGGCCGTGGTGGTGATGTTGTCGAAGATCAGACAGTCGAGCGAGGCCAGCACCTGCGGACGCGTCGGCAGATCCTCAACCTCGATGTGGGCGATCCGCGCGCGGCGCAGCGGGGCCGGCAGCTCCAGCGTCGGCAGGAAGTCGAACGCGGGGCCGCTCCGCGAGAGCACGCCACAGAGCAGGTCGCCGGCCGGCACCCGCGTGAGCGGCACGTCCTGCTCGGCGATGACGTTGCCCTTCTCCAGCAGCCGCGCCTGGATCTTCTGCCCGGCGACGCGCATCTCGCCTTCCATCAGGATGCGCTTATGCGAGCGGCGAGGCAGCACGGCCGGGGCGCTGTAGACCACCGGCGCACGCATGTAGGTGCTGCGGCTGCCGCTGGTGTCGGTGATGACGATCTGGATCTCGCCGTCGATGTCGGGGCCGTCGTTGCGGACCTCGACCTCGATCGGCAGCCAGCCGTTCGCCTTGCCAAAGCCGTCGAAGCCGGCCCTGACGGTCATCTGGGCGGCGGGAGTCTGCTGGGCCGGGGCCGCCGTGACGGGAGCCTGTGCAAGCTGCAGCAGGCTGCCGACGAGGAGCACGACGAGCAGTAGCCTCATGAGGTGTGCGATCCGTGAACGAACCCCGGAACGGACCATCGACGCAGGCCGCCGACAGTCTGCACAGACGCCGTCAGTATAGCAGCGTTGTTCACCATTGCCGACTCTCCTGCTCGAAGGCGCAGCGCAAGCATGTTTGAAAGAACGGGCCGGCCCCGGCATGGGGACGGTGTACCCGTGTCATGTCAACGGTGTCCAGTATTTCGTCAACGCACGAGCGGCCCGGCCCAGCCGGGACACACGAACAGCGCGCCCACGGCTGCCGCGATGATGCCGCGCCGACGCCTCGCAAGGAAGCTCGCCCCGGCCGCGCTGCCGAGATGAAGACGCGGACCGCTCGTCTTCAAACGTCATGTTCTACTCTACGCTGGAACAGGGGCCTCCGGATGCAGCAGATTTGCTGATTTGAGTGCGTGCCACAACCCTGAGGGAATCGGCCGCTGCATGTTGGCCGCGTTCTCGTCAAGCTCGGCGGTGGTTTCCGCGCCGGTCAGCACGGCGGCGATGGCCGGATGCCCGAAGGGGAACTGTAAGGCCGCCGCCTGGATCGGCACGTCGAACTCGGCGCAGATCGCCCGGATGCGCCGCGCCTTCTCCAGCCAGTGCGCCTCGGCCGGCAGGTAGTTGAACGTGGCGCGGGCCGGGTTGTCGAGGTTGCCGATGATGCCCGAGTTGAACACGCCGCCCAGGATGATCCCGATGCCACGCGCCTCGCAGAGCGGCAGCAACGCGGCCAGCCCGGCCTGATCGAGCAGGGTGTACCGCCCGGCCAGCAGGAAGCAGTCGGGGTCCGTCTCCTGCGCGAATCGCACGAGCATCTCTGCCTGATTCATCCCTGCGCCCACCGCACCAATCGTGCCGTCAGAGCGGAGCCGGTTCAGCGCCTTGAACGCGCCGGCCAGGGCCGCGTCGCCGTGGGCATCCGGATCGTGGACGTGGAGGATATCCACGCGGTCCAGACCGAGCCGCCTCAGGCTCTCCTCGACGGAGCGCATGACGCCGTCGTAGGAGAAGTCGAAGACCCAGCCACGTGCGTCAAGTCCCGAATCGCGCGGGAGATCGCGGTAGTCCTGGTTTGCGCCGGGCGTCTCGTAGGGCGCGAGCAGCCGCCCGACCTTCGTCGCCAGCGTGAAGCTCTCTCGCGGGACGGTTCGGAGTACCTTGCCCGCCCGCCACTCGGCCTGCCCATGGCCGTACAGTGGCGCGGTGTCGAACAGGCCGATGCCGCGCGTATGGGCGTGTCGGAGCACCGTCTCCGCCGTCTGGGCCGGCACCGGGCGACGGGTGCCGGCCAGCGCGCCCGTCCCCAGGCCAAGCCGAGTCACCGAAACGGACGTCTGGCCGAGCGTCGTCCGCGAAAAGGGATCCATGCGTTGCCTCCCACGGCGGCCCCAGCGCTTGCCGACCCTGGGGCTGCTGCCGTGACGGCAGGATCTCACGCCTTCAGGTGGACCGGCCAGACGCCCAGGGCGATCATGCGCGGGATCAGGTCGCGCAGGATGGGCACCCGCATGACCGGCGGCGGCGACATGACGGGCGCGTCGGAGCGGAGCGCCTGGCGGACGATGCGCTCCTGCGCCAACCGCTGGAATCCCTGAATGATCCGGACGGGCAGCTCGCGCTGGCGCTGGACGGCCGCCAGGTGGCTCAGGCGCAACTGCCCCTGCTGCAGCGGCATCGTCAGCACGTTGGCCGCCACGACCGAGTCCTGGATGGCGTAGTTGATGCCGACGCCGCCGACGGGCGACATGATGTGCGCGGCGTCGCCGATCAACAGCAGGCCCGGCCGGTACCAGCGGCGCACCCGTCCGGCCTCGACCGACAGCAAGGTCACCTGCCGCCAGTCCTTGAGTGTGTCCAGGCGATCCACCAGATCGGGGGCCATCTCGGCGATGGAGGCGCGGAACTCCGGCAGCCCGGCTGCGCGCACGTCCTTGAAGCCGCCCTTCGGGATGATGAAGGCGATCTGCCACGCATCGCCCCGGTTGAGCTGCACCATCATGTGGCCGTGCCCGATCGTCCCCCGGGCCTCCTCTGGCTCGTCGGCGTCGCGCGGCAGGCGGAACCAGATCACGTCCATCGGCGGCGCGCTGCTCAGCAGCTCGAAGCCGCCCAGCCGCCGGATCCGCGAGAAGCGGCCGTCAGCGGCGATGGTCAGCGGCGCGCGGAGATCGTGCTCGCCGTCACGGGTGCGGTAGTGGACGCCGCGCACTGTGGCGTCGTCCGGCAGCGCGCCGTGGCCCTCGGCGGCAGCGGCGGCCTTCTCGGATGTCGGGGCTGCGGCCTTCTCGGATGTCGGGGCGGCGCCTGTCGCGCCGTCTGGGGCCGAGCCGTCACGGTCGGACGCAGCGCCGGCACGGTCTGGTGTGCGGTCCGCCAGCCCGCTCCGGCCCCACGGGTCATCCCAGAGCAGCCCGTGGACGCTCGCGCCCATCACCAGCCGCACTGAGGGCAGCTTTGCCAGCTCACCGGCCAGGAAGTCCAGGAAGCGAGCCTGCGGCATCATGGTGATGTATGGGAACTTTGTGGGCAGCCGGCTGAGGTCCGCCAGCTCCAGCGTGCCGTTGGGGCCGTCGAAGTTGAGGTGGCGCACCTTGGCGTGCGGCAGCTCCAGCACGCGCTCGGCCAGCCCGAGGGTGTCCATCAGCTCCATGGTCGAGGGGTGGACGGTGTCGCCGCGAAAGTCGCGCTCGAAGTCCTGGTGCTCTTCGAGGAGGGTCGTCGGGATGCCGGCCCGCCCGAGCAGCAGCGCGAGGATCATGCCGGCCGGCCCGCCGCCGACGATGCAACAGTGGGTGTCGTAGGTCATGCGCCTCCCCCAATGTCTCGGCTGTCTCGGCGCGAGCCACGAGCGCCGCTCACCAGTAGAGTGTGCGCCGTCCGGATGCCGCCGTGCAGCGTTTCGGCCAGCAGGAGCATGCCGCCAGAGAACACAACGCAGCGGGGCCGGCAAACTGAGACAACTCGGTGCGGCGGGGATCGCCCGTCACCCCCGGATGTACCCCCGACCACCGGGTGCGCCCCTCACCGCTCGCCGCCCACTCGTGTACGGGCCTGGGGGTGGACAGTTCGAACCGTGTGACTGACGGCAGATCCCCAGGGAAGCTTGCAAGTTTTGTATGAGATGACGGCCTGTCGCCGACCGGGAGTGCCCGCCGTCAACGCCAACGCCGCTTGATGTCGCGTATCCTTGTGCGCACGCTTCGTACACAGGAGTACGGCTGGTGGATGCGCTGGGCATCGGCCTGTTCGTGACCTGCGTCGGCATCCTGGCACTCCCGTACGTGTTCCTCGGGTTGGCATTCGTCACGCAGGCCGTCGTGCTCGAAGGACGCGGCCCGGTGGCAGCGCTGCGCCGCTCCTGGAGGTTGGCCGAGGGACACCGCTGGCGCATCCTGCTGTGCGAACTGATGGTGGCGCTGCCTGGGATTGCGGATTGCGCTTGCGGGAATTGCTCTGCTGACATCACTGTGGTTGATAGGCAGCTGGAGAGGCAGCGAGGTTCGGGGTTTGACGGATTGGCTCGCAGCCGAGCCAGCACATCAAGTGTCCTGGATCATCGAGATCGGACTCGCGATTGTCGAGACGGTCGTCCTCTGGCCGCTCACGCTGATCATCACGGCGCTGCTCTACCTGGATCTGCGGGCACGCGGAGGCCCGTAGCAGTCCCGATATGGCCCGATACGGCCGACGGACACGCCACGCTCTGAGGGCCGCGGCGCGCGAACGACCTCGTGCTAAAACGACCTCGTGCTA
This window encodes:
- a CDS encoding aldo/keto reductase, with protein sequence MDPFSRTTLGQTSVSVTRLGLGTGALAGTRRPVPAQTAETVLRHAHTRGIGLFDTAPLYGHGQAEWRAGKVLRTVPRESFTLATKVGRLLAPYETPGANQDYRDLPRDSGLDARGWVFDFSYDGVMRSVEESLRRLGLDRVDILHVHDPDAHGDAALAGAFKALNRLRSDGTIGAVGAGMNQAEMLVRFAQETDPDCFLLAGRYTLLDQAGLAALLPLCEARGIGIILGGVFNSGIIGNLDNPARATFNYLPAEAHWLEKARRIRAICAEFDVPIQAAALQFPFGHPAIAAVLTGAETTAELDENAANMQRPIPSGLWHALKSANLLHPEAPVPA
- a CDS encoding FAD-dependent oxidoreductase; the encoded protein is MTYDTHCCIVGGGPAGMILALLLGRAGIPTTLLEEHQDFERDFRGDTVHPSTMELMDTLGLAERVLELPHAKVRHLNFDGPNGTLELADLSRLPTKFPYITMMPQARFLDFLAGELAKLPSVRLVMGASVHGLLWDDPWGRSGLADRTPDRAGAASDRDGSAPDGATGAAPTSEKAAAPTSEKAAAAAEGHGALPDDATVRGVHYRTRDGEHDLRAPLTIAADGRFSRIRRLGGFELLSSAPPMDVIWFRLPRDADEPEEARGTIGHGHMMVQLNRGDAWQIAFIIPKGGFKDVRAAGLPEFRASIAEMAPDLVDRLDTLKDWRQVTLLSVEAGRVRRWYRPGLLLIGDAAHIMSPVGGVGINYAIQDSVVAANVLTMPLQQGQLRLSHLAAVQRQRELPVRIIQGFQRLAQERIVRQALRSDAPVMSPPPVMRVPILRDLIPRMIALGVWPVHLKA